Proteins found in one Victivallis lenta genomic segment:
- a CDS encoding 5'-3' exonuclease has protein sequence MNDTPILLVDSYAQIYRGFHAVRYLSTPDGVPTNAVFAMTKFLLKLHKEHPSRNGAFVFDKGKPAFRMELAPGYKANRPPMPDELKVQIPVIRELVRAFGWSLIEHEGYEADDLIASLAKAFPQNQVFIFSGDKDISQIIDSRVSMLVPNPAGDVAKRGIEEVKKKFGIAPGQIADYLALVGDTADNIPGVPGVGPKTAAALLNQFGAAENMFAHLDEVKRDTLRKKLEDSGDRFAINLKLVRLDDVPPEGTVWTLDSVRRSEPDFAAIRAIAKKCRSKASSRRSTRLPGRNPKNRETTSSHSPEPPRNRNPEKRLIP, from the coding sequence ATGAACGACACGCCGATCCTGCTGGTTGATTCGTATGCGCAGATTTACCGCGGCTTCCATGCCGTGCGCTATCTCTCGACTCCGGACGGCGTGCCGACGAACGCCGTTTTCGCGATGACGAAGTTCCTGCTCAAGCTGCATAAGGAACACCCCTCGCGAAACGGCGCATTCGTGTTCGACAAGGGCAAGCCCGCATTCCGCATGGAGCTCGCCCCCGGCTACAAGGCAAACCGTCCGCCGATGCCCGACGAACTCAAAGTCCAGATTCCCGTTATACGCGAACTCGTCCGGGCGTTCGGATGGAGCCTCATTGAACACGAAGGGTACGAAGCGGACGATCTGATCGCCTCGCTCGCCAAAGCTTTCCCGCAAAACCAGGTCTTCATCTTCTCCGGCGACAAGGACATTTCGCAGATCATCGACTCCCGCGTCTCCATGCTCGTCCCCAACCCGGCGGGCGACGTCGCGAAACGCGGAATCGAAGAGGTCAAGAAGAAGTTCGGCATTGCTCCCGGGCAGATCGCCGATTATCTCGCGCTCGTGGGCGATACCGCGGACAACATTCCCGGCGTCCCCGGCGTCGGTCCCAAAACCGCCGCCGCGCTTCTCAACCAGTTCGGCGCCGCGGAAAACATGTTCGCACACCTTGACGAGGTCAAACGCGACACCCTCCGCAAAAAACTGGAAGACTCCGGAGACCGTTTCGCAATCAATCTCAAACTTGTGCGCCTGGATGACGTCCCGCCGGAAGGTACGGTCTGGACCCTCGACAGCGTCCGCCGCTCCGAACCGGATTTCGCCGCAATCCGCGCGATCGCAAAAAAATGTCGCTCAAAAGCATCCTCAAGGAGATCGACGCGATTGCCGGGCCGGAACCCGAAGAACCGGGAAACGACCTCTTCGCATTCGCCGGAACCGCCCCGAAACCGGAACCCGGAAAAGCGTCTGATTCCATGA
- a CDS encoding class I SAM-dependent rRNA methyltransferase, which yields MPLELILKEGREKSLLRRHPWVFSGAVAEINGEPVKGADVVIGDSKHHFLALASLSPESRLTARVWTFQEDEAVDQAFFDRRFQKAFKLRKAAFGALPDAFRLINAESDGLPGVIVDIYGDYAVCQLSSAGADFHRAEIANAALHYAKGVYERSDVDSRIKEGLEPSCGPLAGEELPATIEFTENGVRYSMNPRTGHKTGFYLDQRLSRLAVMNAAKDAENVLNCFCYTGGFGLAAVRGGGTQTICSKKCTPDALVAIPKGMEIVESPNGKVSCRKKQQSAILRQERDLLEKWIPKLSKQAFVKIEVKPKELIVHGTETARYKSLPIGIPLEGALKLLEKFVVYEPFFKFELDDSDARLFSVSRMCYMTIDGEWMYLESGSLEALAKKYLPHVGKESFFELE from the coding sequence ATGCCGCTTGAACTCATACTTAAAGAAGGACGCGAAAAATCCCTGCTGCGCCGCCACCCGTGGGTCTTCTCGGGAGCCGTCGCCGAAATCAACGGCGAGCCGGTCAAGGGCGCCGATGTCGTAATCGGGGACTCCAAACACCATTTTCTCGCGCTCGCGTCGCTCTCCCCGGAATCGCGTCTCACCGCACGCGTCTGGACGTTTCAGGAAGATGAAGCCGTCGACCAGGCATTCTTCGACCGCCGCTTCCAAAAAGCATTCAAACTGCGCAAAGCGGCATTCGGAGCTCTTCCCGACGCGTTCCGTCTCATCAATGCGGAATCCGACGGCCTCCCCGGCGTAATCGTCGACATCTACGGAGACTATGCCGTCTGCCAGCTCAGCTCCGCGGGCGCGGACTTTCACCGTGCGGAAATCGCAAATGCCGCTCTGCACTACGCAAAGGGTGTCTACGAACGCTCCGATGTCGACTCCCGCATAAAGGAGGGACTCGAACCCTCATGCGGTCCGCTCGCCGGAGAAGAACTTCCCGCAACGATTGAATTCACCGAAAACGGCGTCCGCTACAGCATGAATCCGCGCACCGGACACAAAACGGGCTTCTATCTCGACCAGCGTCTCAGCCGCCTCGCCGTCATGAACGCCGCAAAAGACGCGGAAAATGTTCTGAACTGCTTCTGCTACACCGGCGGCTTCGGACTCGCCGCGGTTCGCGGCGGCGGTACGCAGACCATCTGCTCGAAGAAGTGTACGCCGGATGCGCTGGTGGCGATTCCGAAGGGAATGGAGATTGTCGAGTCGCCCAACGGCAAGGTTTCCTGCCGTAAGAAGCAGCAAAGCGCGATTCTGCGGCAGGAGCGGGATTTGTTGGAAAAATGGATTCCCAAGCTTTCCAAACAGGCGTTCGTCAAGATCGAAGTCAAGCCGAAAGAACTGATTGTTCACGGAACCGAAACGGCAAGGTATAAGTCTCTTCCAATCGGAATTCCGTTGGAAGGCGCGCTTAAACTGTTGGAAAAGTTTGTTGTTTACGAACCGTTTTTCAAGTTCGAACTGGACGATTCTGACGCGCGCCTGTTTTCGGTGTCCAGAATGTGTTATATGACCATCGACGGCGAATGGATGTACCTTGAATCTGGAAGCCTTGAGGCGTTGGCGAAAAAGTATTTGCCGCATGTCGGCAAAGAAAGTTTTTTTGAACTGGAGTAA
- a CDS encoding SWIM zinc finger family protein — protein MSKSDANLKELITRQNLREEAGDVYFKRGLDYFKSGHVQKLFVDDERIEGKVSGSRSYSCSIESDGDGWFSGECSCPLGDDGEFCKHLVALGLAFIDGFETPQPASGKRGKFDLSAFLKARSNEELTALLTGAAKLHPDLLEFFRMSHLPDDPSSLRLELLQKIDRLLDLAEECSYVDCYGDEEYEIDENFEQFRQELGQLTATMKRLSPPLILELAEYAIKEALKREGGDDENGLDELIGDMLPLYFAAVTKGAGKAQEIAENMIAWEAANPWGALGQVGRYFMDAPQRIVDAWEKLAQRQWDEMPPLSMGTRASNKRELIEKRLLQYAKLNCDKELELKILQKNQSSPEQVLALSKQLFRLDRYDEILPLLQKAHDRFKGDHEILDALVSELIRCGKKEEALALAWNCFERYPDCRYGYEFLRSTARSCHQGKVYLAKALNFLRKRLTSRNQATDARTEMVNILLCEKDYPQALEIAEGGLCAHQTLYRLAEALAKNKPEASARLIKRPLDQHLPQVGDRFYAESVRLLKLYKEYLTAAGEGERFQQEILAIRLQYKQRRKFIGMLDKEGLK, from the coding sequence ATGAGCAAGTCGGATGCAAATTTAAAAGAGCTGATTACCCGGCAGAATCTGCGGGAGGAGGCCGGAGATGTTTATTTCAAGCGCGGACTGGATTATTTTAAGTCCGGGCATGTGCAAAAGTTGTTTGTTGATGATGAACGCATCGAAGGCAAAGTGTCTGGAAGCCGCTCCTATTCTTGTTCGATTGAATCGGACGGAGACGGCTGGTTTTCCGGAGAATGCAGTTGTCCGCTCGGCGACGACGGCGAATTCTGCAAGCATCTGGTTGCGCTTGGATTGGCCTTTATCGACGGCTTTGAAACGCCGCAGCCGGCAAGCGGGAAACGTGGTAAATTCGATCTTTCCGCTTTTCTGAAAGCACGGAGTAATGAGGAACTGACGGCATTGCTCACCGGGGCGGCAAAGCTGCATCCCGATTTGCTGGAGTTTTTCCGCATGAGTCATCTGCCGGATGATCCAAGTTCCTTGCGTCTGGAGTTGTTGCAGAAAATCGACCGCTTGCTGGATTTGGCGGAAGAATGCAGTTATGTCGATTGCTATGGCGATGAAGAGTATGAAATCGATGAAAATTTCGAGCAATTCCGGCAGGAACTCGGACAGCTGACTGCTACGATGAAGCGATTGTCGCCACCGCTTATTCTGGAATTGGCGGAATATGCCATCAAAGAGGCGCTTAAGCGGGAGGGCGGCGATGACGAAAACGGACTCGATGAGTTGATCGGCGACATGCTGCCGCTTTATTTCGCCGCGGTAACGAAGGGTGCCGGAAAAGCGCAGGAAATCGCGGAGAATATGATCGCATGGGAAGCGGCAAATCCGTGGGGCGCGCTTGGACAGGTTGGCCGTTATTTCATGGACGCGCCCCAACGGATTGTCGACGCCTGGGAAAAGCTTGCGCAACGCCAGTGGGACGAGATGCCGCCTCTGTCGATGGGAACGCGGGCTTCCAATAAGCGGGAACTGATTGAAAAGCGGCTGTTGCAATACGCCAAGCTCAACTGTGACAAAGAACTGGAATTGAAGATTCTGCAGAAAAACCAGAGCTCTCCGGAACAAGTTTTGGCATTGAGCAAGCAGTTGTTCCGTCTGGATCGCTACGATGAGATACTGCCGTTATTGCAAAAAGCGCATGATCGGTTCAAAGGCGATCATGAAATTCTGGACGCCCTGGTAAGCGAACTTATTCGCTGCGGCAAAAAAGAGGAAGCACTTGCTTTGGCATGGAACTGTTTTGAGCGTTACCCCGACTGCCGATACGGCTACGAGTTTTTGCGTTCGACCGCCCGTTCTTGTCACCAGGGGAAGGTCTATTTAGCCAAAGCGTTGAATTTTCTGCGGAAACGTCTCACATCCCGCAATCAGGCGACCGACGCCCGTACGGAAATGGTGAATATTCTGCTCTGCGAAAAGGATTATCCGCAGGCACTGGAAATTGCGGAAGGCGGACTGTGTGCGCATCAGACTCTTTACCGGCTGGCGGAGGCCCTCGCGAAAAACAAGCCGGAAGCATCGGCGCGGTTGATCAAAAGGCCGCTCGACCAACATTTGCCGCAGGTCGGCGATCGTTTCTATGCCGAATCAGTACGTTTGCTGAAACTCTATAAGGAATATTTGACGGCAGCCGGCGAAGGCGAACGGTTTCAGCAAGAAATCCTCGCAATTCGCCTGCAATACAAGCAACGCCGCAAATTCATCGGCATGCTGGATAAAGAGGGCTTGAAATAA
- a CDS encoding tyrosine-type recombinase/integrase: MPVKSDIPNWKDQEMTKKTIKLATGSVYQKKTGGVYFFRYQINNQRKCVSLETRNREEAIAKAEKIVPVVRATSTEVIAAHVKQARNLEHRQQELALSDAWEVYSRHPERSVPDTVHEQNTYRATFREFVDFINKPELPIREITPELAAKYADHLRSCRISVSTHNRKITRIRKIFEVLRDYRDADNPFRSRVLIRKEREEQELGVRRLSFSREQIQKLREVLDDSIHKVMYKPEVKVIYYLGMFTGQRLKDCVLLRWDSIDFPHGQIWVKQFKTGKEVTIPIAPELKTVLEAAWSWRIDEYVCPRVAARYKRTDAAGKNVGNNLVNIDVLRVIQWIGLEPSVAVPGRKKKVTIYGFHSLRHSFASYCAEANVPKAAVQSILGTDSDIVDKYYTHVGREAQEKAIAAVVGEIGGESDRNRIEKALALIRSSTADPAETLKLVAAILEQ, encoded by the coding sequence ATGCCGGTCAAATCCGATATTCCAAACTGGAAGGATCAGGAGATGACTAAAAAGACAATCAAACTCGCAACAGGTTCAGTATATCAGAAAAAGACCGGAGGAGTCTACTTCTTCCGCTATCAGATCAACAACCAGCGCAAATGTGTCAGCCTCGAAACGCGAAACCGTGAAGAGGCCATAGCCAAAGCGGAAAAAATAGTTCCAGTGGTTCGCGCCACCAGTACCGAAGTGATTGCCGCTCACGTGAAACAGGCCCGAAATCTCGAACACCGGCAGCAGGAACTCGCACTAAGCGATGCCTGGGAAGTCTACTCACGGCACCCGGAGCGTTCTGTGCCGGATACCGTTCATGAACAGAACACCTATCGGGCCACATTTCGGGAATTCGTTGATTTCATCAATAAACCGGAACTGCCGATTCGTGAGATAACTCCGGAACTGGCAGCCAAGTACGCCGATCATTTGCGGTCTTGCAGGATTTCGGTTTCGACCCACAACCGGAAAATCACCAGAATCCGCAAAATCTTTGAAGTCTTGCGGGACTACCGGGATGCGGACAATCCTTTTCGTTCACGCGTCCTGATCCGGAAAGAACGTGAAGAGCAGGAACTCGGGGTACGCCGTCTTTCCTTTTCCCGTGAGCAGATTCAAAAGTTGCGTGAAGTGCTTGATGACAGTATCCACAAAGTGATGTACAAGCCGGAAGTCAAAGTGATCTATTATCTCGGCATGTTTACCGGACAACGGTTGAAGGATTGCGTTTTACTGCGTTGGGACAGTATCGATTTCCCGCACGGTCAAATCTGGGTGAAGCAATTCAAAACCGGCAAAGAAGTGACCATCCCAATTGCTCCGGAATTGAAAACCGTCCTGGAAGCAGCCTGGTCTTGGCGTATCGATGAATATGTCTGCCCACGGGTTGCAGCTCGTTATAAACGTACTGATGCTGCCGGAAAAAACGTCGGCAACAATCTGGTGAACATTGATGTGCTGCGCGTTATTCAGTGGATCGGTCTCGAGCCTTCCGTTGCCGTACCAGGCAGGAAGAAAAAAGTCACAATATACGGATTTCATTCCCTGCGACATTCTTTTGCCTCGTATTGTGCAGAAGCCAACGTTCCCAAAGCGGCAGTTCAGTCGATCCTCGGTACCGATTCCGACATTGTGGATAAATATTACACCCATGTGGGGCGCGAGGCGCAGGAGAAAGCCATCGCTGCCGTAGTCGGTGAAATCGGAGGAGAATCGGATCGTAACCGAATTGAAAAGGCGCTTGCCCTGATCCGTAGCTCCACCGCT